From Proteiniborus sp. MB09-C3, the proteins below share one genomic window:
- the pheS gene encoding phenylalanine--tRNA ligase subunit alpha, translated as MKEMLGNIKENALNELNKISKLDVLEQARVKYLGKKGELTQVLRGMGGLSPEERPVIGQLANEVRELIEGEIEKVKERLKDEAKNEKLKSEIIDISMPGKSVEKGHRHPLIGVMEELENIFMSMGFSIVQGPEVETVYHNFDALNSPENHPSRDPSDTFYITDDILLRTHTSPVQIRAMKQSKPPLRIVSAGRTFRFDDVDDTHSPMFHQLEGLVVDKNITMANLKHTIDMFIKELFGSDMKTRFRPHYFPFTEPSAEVDVSCLKCMGKGCDACNGTGWSMELLGCGMVHPNVLRNCGIDPEVYSGFAFGLGVDRIAMVKYGINNIRLLFENDMRFLNQF; from the coding sequence ATGAAGGAAATGCTAGGCAACATAAAGGAAAATGCCTTAAATGAGTTGAACAAGATAAGCAAATTAGATGTTTTAGAGCAAGCAAGAGTTAAGTATCTAGGAAAAAAAGGAGAGCTGACTCAAGTACTTAGAGGAATGGGAGGATTATCACCAGAAGAGAGACCTGTTATAGGACAATTAGCTAATGAAGTGAGGGAGTTAATTGAAGGTGAAATTGAGAAGGTTAAAGAGAGACTTAAAGACGAAGCAAAAAATGAAAAGTTAAAATCAGAAATAATTGATATATCAATGCCAGGTAAGAGTGTAGAAAAAGGACACAGACATCCTTTAATAGGGGTAATGGAAGAACTGGAAAATATTTTTATGAGTATGGGTTTTAGCATTGTTCAAGGACCAGAGGTGGAAACAGTATATCATAATTTCGATGCACTAAATTCACCGGAAAACCATCCTTCGAGGGATCCGTCCGATACCTTTTATATAACTGATGACATATTATTAAGAACTCATACATCACCAGTACAGATAAGGGCTATGAAGCAATCTAAACCGCCATTAAGAATTGTATCTGCTGGAAGAACATTTAGATTTGATGATGTAGATGACACACATTCTCCTATGTTTCATCAATTAGAGGGTCTAGTAGTAGATAAAAATATTACTATGGCAAACTTAAAGCATACAATTGATATGTTTATAAAGGAATTATTCGGTAGTGATATGAAAACTAGATTTAGGCCACATTACTTCCCATTTACAGAACCAAGTGCAGAGGTTGATGTATCTTGTTTAAAATGTATGGGCAAAGGCTGTGACGCATGTAATGGAACTGGTTGGAGTATGGAGCTTCTAGGCTGTGGAATGGTGCATCCAAATGTTCTGAGAAATTGTGGAATAGATCCTGAGGTTTATAGTGGATTTGCATTTGGATTAGGTGTAGATAGAATTGCTATGGTTAAGTATGGAATAAATAATATAAGATTATTGTTTGAAAATGATATGAGATTTTTAAATCAATTTTAG
- a CDS encoding YqzL family protein, whose translation MLNAEFFWKLFELTGSINAYLIYKALLMN comes from the coding sequence ATGTTAAACGCTGAGTTTTTCTGGAAATTGTTTGAGCTAACAGGCTCTATTAACGCCTATCTAATATACAAAGCGCTTTTGATGAACTAA
- the rlmB gene encoding 23S rRNA (guanosine(2251)-2'-O)-methyltransferase RlmB: MYEMITSSSNSIIKEVKSLYRKKDRWMKKNFFVEGIRAVRECVDSNANIAYLVYSDMLFSINGGKELLDKISQENYNINYISDKLFNEISDTEKPQGILAVVSYDLKKIDEIIKDKENFLILLDRVQDPGNMGTIIRTADAFGSNGIIVTEGCVDIFNPKTIRSTMGSIFHIPLLYYKSACEAIKDLKDRGITVITTSLDANEYCFDVDFKRNFALIIGNEASGVSNEIIADSDLLIKIPMPGEAESLNAAIASSVIMYEVLRQRLKF, from the coding sequence ATGTATGAAATGATAACAAGCTCATCAAATTCCATAATAAAAGAAGTAAAATCACTCTACAGGAAAAAAGATAGATGGATGAAAAAAAACTTTTTTGTTGAAGGCATTAGAGCAGTTAGAGAATGTGTTGACTCAAATGCTAATATAGCGTATCTGGTTTATTCAGACATGCTATTTAGTATTAATGGTGGAAAAGAGTTGCTTGATAAAATAAGTCAAGAGAATTATAACATAAACTATATATCAGATAAGCTCTTTAATGAAATATCAGATACAGAGAAGCCGCAGGGAATCCTAGCAGTTGTAAGCTATGATTTAAAGAAAATAGATGAAATTATAAAGGATAAGGAAAACTTTCTAATTCTTCTAGATAGGGTACAGGATCCAGGTAACATGGGTACTATTATCAGAACTGCCGATGCCTTTGGTTCAAATGGAATTATAGTGACAGAAGGCTGTGTTGACATATTTAATCCTAAAACTATTCGCTCAACCATGGGCTCTATATTCCATATTCCACTTCTATATTATAAGAGCGCATGTGAAGCTATAAAGGATTTAAAGGATAGAGGCATAACAGTCATTACAACCTCGTTGGATGCAAATGAATACTGCTTTGATGTAGATTTTAAAAGGAATTTTGCTCTAATAATAGGCAATGAAGCATCTGGAGTATCAAATGAAATCATAGCTGATTCTGATTTATTGATTAAGATACCTATGCCAGGAGAAGCAGAATCCTTAAACGCTGCAATTGCTTCTTCTGTTATAATGTACGAGGTCTTGAGACAAAGATTAAAATTTTAA
- a CDS encoding TrkA family potassium uptake protein, translating into MKQFVVIGCGRFGSSVAKTLYNQGYDVLAIDSNEEIIQELSNQVTYAAQADVEDEQALKALGIRNFDVAVISIGSNIQASIMATLIVKELGVRTVIAKAQTDVHAKVLTKIGADRVVFPERDMGVRVAHNLVSSNVVDYIELDPDYSIVEITAIKEWENETLKELKLPAKYGINVMAIKQKDNMNISPNADDVIRPGDILIVLGNNQDLAKLERKAE; encoded by the coding sequence ATGAAACAATTTGTTGTCATTGGCTGTGGAAGATTTGGTTCAAGTGTTGCAAAGACATTATACAACCAAGGCTATGATGTGCTAGCAATTGATAGTAATGAAGAAATAATACAGGAATTATCCAATCAGGTTACTTATGCAGCACAGGCAGATGTTGAAGATGAGCAGGCATTAAAGGCTTTGGGAATTAGAAATTTTGATGTTGCTGTAATAAGTATAGGTTCAAATATTCAAGCTTCTATTATGGCGACTCTTATTGTTAAAGAATTAGGTGTAAGAACAGTAATAGCAAAGGCTCAGACTGATGTACATGCCAAGGTTCTTACAAAAATTGGAGCAGACAGAGTAGTATTTCCTGAGAGAGATATGGGTGTGAGAGTTGCACATAACTTAGTTTCGTCAAATGTAGTTGATTATATAGAATTAGACCCAGATTATAGTATTGTTGAAATTACAGCAATTAAGGAATGGGAAAATGAAACACTAAAAGAGCTTAAGCTACCAGCAAAATATGGAATAAATGTAATGGCGATAAAACAAAAAGATAATATGAATATATCACCTAATGCTGATGACGTAATTAGACCTGGGGACATATTAATAGTGCTAGGGAATAATCAGGATTTAGCTAAGCTTGAGAGAAAAGCAGAATGA
- a CDS encoding TrkH family potassium uptake protein translates to MKLRQMKAIKLNPAQVLALGFAGLIIIGGALLNLPIASEDGESIGFIDSLFTAASAVCVTGLVVVNTAAHWTLFGKIVIILLIQMGGLGFMTMATLLALLLGKKITLKERLVIQEGLNQFSLQGVVKLTKYVIFSTLTIEAIGAIFLSTRFIPIYGIKTGIGFSIFHSISAFCNAGFDITGNSIVPFVGDIVINGTIAMLIILGGLGFSVYADLTSHKGIRKTSLHTKLVLLSTAMLLVIGFVFIFIIEYNNPKTLGSLSFLEKIVASMFQAVIPRTAGFNSVDIGGLTKATSFLIIILMFIGGSPGSTAGGIKTTTFGVIILSITSVLKGNTDVVAFKKRIPYELIFRALAVLGISLVLVVFVTMVLTLTEVKNSFLDLLFETTSAFATVGLTRGITPELSSVGKLILTFTMFAGRIGPLTLGIALAKKQGKDKGSFRYPEEKIMIG, encoded by the coding sequence ATGAAATTAAGACAGATGAAGGCAATAAAATTAAACCCAGCACAAGTTTTAGCATTAGGCTTTGCAGGATTAATAATAATCGGAGGAGCTCTTCTTAATTTACCAATAGCTTCTGAAGATGGAGAAAGTATCGGCTTTATTGATTCACTTTTTACTGCGGCATCGGCAGTATGTGTTACAGGCTTAGTTGTAGTCAATACGGCTGCTCACTGGACCTTATTTGGTAAGATTGTAATAATACTATTGATACAAATGGGCGGATTAGGATTTATGACTATGGCTACCCTGTTAGCATTGCTTTTAGGGAAGAAAATTACATTAAAAGAAAGACTTGTAATACAAGAAGGATTAAATCAATTTTCGCTCCAAGGTGTAGTAAAGCTTACGAAATATGTTATATTTTCAACACTAACTATAGAGGCTATAGGAGCAATTTTTTTGTCAACAAGATTTATTCCTATATACGGCATTAAAACTGGGATAGGGTTTTCAATATTCCACTCAATTTCAGCTTTCTGTAATGCAGGATTCGATATTACTGGCAATAGTATAGTACCTTTTGTAGGAGACATAGTAATTAATGGTACTATAGCTATGCTTATTATCTTAGGAGGACTTGGATTTAGTGTTTATGCTGATTTGACATCCCATAAAGGCATTAGAAAGACTTCGCTTCACACAAAGCTCGTATTGTTATCTACAGCAATGCTGCTTGTAATTGGCTTTGTATTTATATTTATTATTGAATATAATAATCCCAAAACACTTGGTAGTTTATCTTTTCTTGAAAAGATAGTAGCATCTATGTTTCAGGCAGTTATACCAAGAACTGCTGGATTTAATAGTGTAGACATAGGAGGACTGACAAAGGCAACATCTTTCCTCATTATAATATTAATGTTTATAGGTGGTTCTCCAGGCTCTACAGCAGGTGGTATAAAGACAACAACTTTTGGTGTTATAATATTAAGTATTACATCTGTGCTAAAAGGTAATACAGATGTAGTGGCATTCAAGAAAAGAATACCATATGAACTAATATTTAGAGCTCTGGCGGTATTAGGGATATCACTGGTATTAGTAGTATTTGTTACAATGGTGCTAACTCTAACAGAGGTTAAGAATTCCTTCTTGGATTTATTGTTTGAAACTACATCAGCTTTTGCTACAGTAGGCTTGACAAGAGGAATAACCCCTGAATTGTCCAGTGTGGGAAAGCTAATATTGACATTTACTATGTTTGCTGGGAGAATTGGACCTTTAACATTAGGTATAGCCCTTGCTAAAAAGCAAGGAAAAGATAAAGGAAGCTTTAGATATCCAGAAGAGAAGATTATGATTGGCTAG
- the rplT gene encoding 50S ribosomal protein L20, protein MARVKKAINAKKKHRKILKSAKGYYGAKSKLYRPANQAVMKSLQYAYVGRKLRKRDFRKLWITRINAAARINGMSYSTFINGLKKANIEVNRKMLSEMAIHDAQGFARLVEIAKNA, encoded by the coding sequence ATGGCTAGAGTAAAAAAAGCAATAAATGCAAAGAAAAAACATAGAAAAATTTTAAAGTCTGCAAAAGGCTATTATGGTGCAAAGAGCAAACTTTATAGACCAGCTAATCAGGCTGTAATGAAATCACTTCAATATGCATATGTAGGACGTAAATTAAGAAAGAGAGATTTTAGAAAACTTTGGATTACAAGAATAAATGCTGCAGCTAGAATTAATGGTATGTCCTATAGCACCTTTATAAATGGCTTAAAGAAAGCTAATATAGAGGTAAATAGAAAAATGCTTTCAGAAATGGCAATTCATGATGCACAAGGATTTGCAAGATTAGTTGAAATTGCTAAGAATGCTTAG
- the rpmI gene encoding 50S ribosomal protein L35, with the protein MPKMKTHRGAAKRFKKTGSGKLKRHQAYKSHLTGKKSAKRIRKLRKATLVSSGDEKRIRPLLPY; encoded by the coding sequence ATGCCAAAAATGAAAACACATAGAGGAGCAGCAAAAAGATTTAAGAAAACAGGATCTGGGAAATTAAAGAGACATCAAGCATATAAAAGCCACTTAACTGGTAAGAAGTCTGCAAAGAGAATTAGAAAATTAAGAAAAGCAACATTAGTTAGCTCTGGAGACGAAAAAAGAATAAGACCATTATTACCATACTAA
- the infC gene encoding translation initiation factor IF-3 has translation MFRRCLNIKELQVNEEIREKEIRLIDVNGEQLGIMSSKKAMEVADDRKLDLVMIAPNAKPPVCRIMDYGKYKYELAKREKEARKNQKVITIKEIRLTPTIEANDLNVKAKRAIDFLKDEDKVKVTVRFRGREMGHTEKGEVVLKKFAEITSEYGVIDKQPKLEGRNMVMYLNPKN, from the coding sequence ATGTTCAGGAGGTGTCTTAATATTAAAGAACTTCAGGTAAATGAGGAAATCAGAGAAAAAGAAATTAGGCTGATTGATGTTAATGGAGAACAACTTGGCATTATGTCATCAAAAAAAGCCATGGAGGTTGCAGATGATAGGAAGCTAGATTTGGTTATGATAGCTCCAAATGCAAAACCACCAGTGTGTAGAATAATGGATTACGGTAAATACAAGTATGAGCTTGCAAAAAGAGAAAAAGAAGCAAGAAAAAATCAAAAAGTTATTACTATTAAGGAAATTAGACTTACACCTACTATTGAGGCTAATGATTTAAATGTCAAGGCTAAAAGAGCCATTGATTTCTTGAAGGATGAAGATAAGGTAAAAGTTACAGTTAGATTCAGAGGAAGAGAAATGGGCCATACTGAAAAAGGAGAAGTTGTACTTAAGAAATTTGCTGAAATAACTTCGGAGTATGGAGTCATAGATAAGCAGCCAAAACTAGAAGGCAGAAACATGGTAATGTATTTGAACCCAAAAAACTGA
- the ftsH gene encoding ATP-dependent zinc metalloprotease FtsH: MKRVINILKKKITFVIVIICLSLSTFLIYEKYFSSINLVNVSNGDRFFIWMVTSIVLIYYIKLDSKPTLAPASFSSEKKKTDDSPNENNKPSVSFKDVAGLDEVKEELQEITDFINNSEKYIKMGAKIPRGVLFYGPPGTGKTLLAKALAGETKSTFLYASGSEFVEKYVGVGAKRVRTLFEKAKKEAPSIVFIDEIDAIGSRRNSDSNNEKDQTLNQLLVEMDGFYRSQTVIVIGATNRLDLLDEALLRPGRFDRHVYVGNPNVRARKEIFGVHTKDKPLDASINIEDLAKKTHGFSGAQLANIVNEAAIIAVRNKKKVIDINDFNSAIERVVAGLEVKNPSVLDKEKKIISYHEAGHALVGKLLNVDMIQKISIVPRGQALGYVLRVPDEDRYLLTEKELHDKIKVLLAGRAAEYAVFGEITTGAKDDLVKATEIAQEMVCSYGMSSLGNISIKEQYIKYSFHKVDKEIKSILNSCYSDALHLIKSNRDILRLVSEYLLENETMTGDELNCIFDQYNNSHVMAT; this comes from the coding sequence ATGAAGAGGGTGATTAATATATTAAAGAAGAAAATAACATTTGTGATTGTGATAATTTGCCTTTCACTATCTACTTTTCTAATATATGAAAAGTATTTTTCTAGTATAAATTTAGTTAACGTTTCAAATGGTGATAGATTTTTTATTTGGATGGTAACATCAATAGTATTAATATACTATATAAAGCTTGACTCTAAACCGACCTTAGCACCAGCTTCTTTTAGCAGTGAAAAGAAGAAGACAGATGATTCTCCTAATGAAAACAATAAACCCAGTGTATCTTTTAAAGATGTTGCAGGATTAGATGAGGTAAAGGAGGAACTTCAAGAAATTACCGATTTTATAAACAACTCCGAAAAGTATATTAAAATGGGAGCTAAAATTCCTAGAGGAGTTCTATTTTATGGACCACCTGGTACTGGTAAAACGTTGCTTGCAAAGGCTCTAGCTGGTGAAACAAAATCAACCTTTTTATATGCCAGTGGCTCTGAATTTGTTGAAAAATATGTCGGTGTAGGCGCTAAAAGAGTTCGTACATTATTTGAGAAGGCTAAAAAAGAAGCACCAAGTATTGTGTTTATAGACGAAATCGATGCTATAGGCTCAAGACGAAATTCAGACAGCAACAATGAAAAAGACCAGACCTTAAATCAGCTTCTCGTCGAAATGGACGGATTTTACAGATCTCAAACTGTTATAGTTATAGGAGCTACAAATAGACTAGACCTTTTAGATGAAGCGCTTCTAAGACCTGGTAGATTTGACAGGCATGTATATGTAGGAAATCCAAATGTTAGGGCTAGAAAAGAAATATTTGGTGTTCATACTAAAGATAAGCCTTTAGATGCCAGTATTAATATAGAAGATTTAGCTAAAAAAACCCATGGATTTTCAGGAGCACAGCTAGCGAATATTGTAAATGAAGCAGCTATAATTGCTGTAAGAAATAAAAAGAAGGTAATAGACATAAATGATTTTAACTCTGCCATTGAAAGAGTTGTAGCAGGACTAGAAGTGAAAAATCCTTCTGTATTAGATAAAGAAAAAAAAATTATATCCTATCATGAGGCAGGTCATGCTCTTGTAGGAAAACTTCTAAATGTGGATATGATACAAAAAATATCAATAGTCCCTAGAGGGCAGGCATTAGGCTATGTCTTAAGAGTGCCAGATGAAGATAGGTACTTACTGACTGAAAAAGAGCTTCATGATAAGATAAAAGTACTTCTTGCAGGAAGAGCCGCTGAATATGCAGTTTTTGGTGAAATAACAACTGGAGCCAAGGATGATCTTGTTAAAGCTACTGAGATTGCTCAAGAAATGGTATGTAGCTATGGGATGAGTTCTCTTGGAAATATATCAATAAAAGAGCAGTATATAAAGTATTCCTTTCATAAGGTTGATAAAGAGATTAAAAGTATTTTAAACAGCTGTTATAGTGATGCGTTACATCTGATAAAATCTAACAGAGATATACTACGCTTAGTTTCTGAATATCTCCTAGAAAATGAAACAATGACTGGTGATGAACTAAATTGTATATTTGACCAGTATAATAACTCACATGTAATGGCTACTTAG
- a CDS encoding DUF445 family protein, which produces MIIIKILIFASIGALIGWITNLIAIRLLFRPFHPVKIPLLNYSIQGLIPKRRDEIAKSIGNVIEQELLSLEEIVDKVVGEQNISQIKTAIKNKINEIIKDKLPSLIPSLFKNMIYSYVDELIEKDGEVLINDLIRKGIDKASKDISISEIVEEKINSFGIERIEEIIVSIAKTELKHIEILGGVLGFIIGIVQGLIATFI; this is translated from the coding sequence ATGATAATAATAAAAATTTTGATATTTGCATCAATAGGAGCTTTGATTGGATGGATCACAAATCTAATTGCCATTAGACTATTATTTAGACCTTTTCATCCTGTAAAGATTCCTTTACTTAATTATAGTATTCAGGGCTTGATACCAAAACGTAGAGATGAAATAGCAAAGAGCATAGGTAATGTTATTGAGCAAGAGCTTTTATCCTTGGAGGAAATTGTAGATAAAGTAGTAGGAGAGCAAAATATATCACAGATAAAAACTGCTATTAAAAATAAAATTAATGAGATAATAAAAGACAAGCTTCCATCGCTTATACCTAGTCTCTTTAAAAACATGATTTATTCTTATGTAGATGAACTCATTGAAAAGGATGGAGAGGTTCTTATTAATGACTTAATAAGAAAAGGTATTGATAAAGCTTCTAAAGATATAAGTATATCTGAAATTGTTGAAGAGAAAATCAATTCCTTTGGTATTGAAAGAATAGAGGAGATAATAGTTTCAATAGCAAAAACTGAATTAAAGCATATTGAAATATTAGGTGGAGTTTTAGGATTTATTATTGGTATAGTTCAAGGATTGATAGCTACTTTTATATAG
- the ytxC gene encoding putative sporulation protein YtxC, with protein sequence MRLLTIASKVEADDILNKYIDIFKKEDLIIEKNTGKCGDFFLVDYNLSNKSSEKHKNIKNVFKHYMANGIADVIIDMYQENIVERLLHYNLYYFDKDEKEKIKASTLDYLKKNEYINTEGIIYKISKKSRILKSVIDFLEENDSINIEGFINFRLKYYLDTIEDAIDKNIEDYFAEKEYKEFIKILQYFVEIQEPKREVVNIIFSNNKYKLIDEKRLAINNEFLEEIGEELSEIDINYDDLLISSLITIAPRKIIIHLDNGTNNFDIINIIKNIFLSKVTICEGCDLCCTDVSSHPFKGY encoded by the coding sequence ATGAGACTACTTACGATTGCATCAAAGGTTGAAGCAGATGATATACTAAATAAATATATAGATATTTTTAAAAAGGAAGATTTAATTATAGAAAAAAATACTGGCAAATGCGGAGATTTTTTTCTTGTTGATTATAACTTAAGTAATAAAAGCAGCGAAAAACATAAAAACATTAAAAATGTGTTTAAGCATTATATGGCTAATGGCATTGCTGATGTGATAATAGATATGTATCAAGAGAACATAGTTGAAAGACTATTACATTATAATTTATATTATTTTGATAAGGATGAAAAGGAAAAGATAAAAGCAAGTACACTAGATTACTTGAAAAAAAATGAATACATCAACACAGAGGGAATAATATACAAAATAAGTAAGAAATCTAGGATATTAAAATCTGTAATTGATTTTTTAGAAGAAAACGATTCAATTAACATAGAGGGTTTTATAAACTTTAGGCTAAAATACTATCTAGATACTATAGAAGATGCTATAGATAAAAATATAGAGGATTATTTTGCTGAAAAAGAGTATAAAGAGTTCATAAAAATACTTCAATATTTTGTGGAAATCCAAGAGCCGAAAAGAGAGGTAGTAAATATCATATTTAGTAACAATAAATATAAATTAATTGATGAAAAAAGGCTGGCAATAAATAACGAATTTCTTGAAGAGATAGGCGAAGAACTATCTGAAATAGATATTAATTATGATGATTTACTTATAAGCTCACTTATAACTATAGCACCTAGAAAGATTATTATTCATTTAGATAACGGGACAAATAATTTTGATATAATCAACATAATCAAAAATATTTTCTTAAGCAAGGTCACTATATGTGAGGGCTGTGATTTATGCTGTACTGATGTCTCATCTCATCCTTTCAAAGGATACTAA
- a CDS encoding DUF6873 family GME fold protein → MCKNPFIPYGKASIAIVDGRISYEIKENLIKHGLEVIKTCKCEELYDSISYHPDIVIHPINYNKVIVAPNVYDYYSDILSIYDIEVIKGEKKLSRNYPENIAYNVARISKYAVHNTKYTDEKLKFYMAKEGIDFINVKQGYSKCSLAIIGEDIGITSDPSIYKELKKHSIDVLLVEEGFIELPGLNYGFIGGATGMLSKDELLLSGSIQKHPSLNKINGFLKKYKIKPIYLSNNRMIDIGSIITF, encoded by the coding sequence ATGTGTAAAAATCCATTTATTCCTTATGGTAAAGCTAGTATAGCAATTGTAGATGGTAGAATTAGCTATGAAATTAAAGAAAATTTAATTAAGCATGGATTAGAGGTAATAAAAACATGTAAATGTGAAGAACTATATGATTCTATATCCTACCATCCTGATATAGTAATACACCCTATTAACTATAATAAGGTAATAGTTGCTCCAAATGTATATGATTATTATAGCGATATACTCTCTATTTATGACATAGAAGTTATTAAAGGAGAGAAAAAACTCAGTAGAAACTATCCTGAAAACATTGCATATAATGTAGCAAGGATTTCGAAATATGCAGTTCACAATACTAAATATACAGATGAAAAGCTAAAGTTTTATATGGCAAAAGAAGGCATAGATTTTATTAATGTGAAGCAGGGATATTCAAAATGTTCTTTAGCAATAATAGGTGAAGATATAGGCATTACTTCTGATCCTTCTATCTATAAAGAATTAAAAAAACATAGTATAGACGTGCTTTTAGTTGAAGAAGGATTTATTGAACTGCCAGGTCTGAATTATGGCTTCATTGGAGGAGCTACGGGTATGCTTTCAAAAGATGAATTGCTTCTGTCAGGAAGTATACAAAAGCATCCTAGTCTAAATAAAATAAATGGTTTTTTGAAAAAATACAAAATAAAGCCGATTTATTTGAGTAACAATAGAATGATTGATATTGGTTCAATAATTACTTTTTAA
- the hslO gene encoding Hsp33 family molecular chaperone HslO — MQDYVIRAMDDKGNIRVFVANTTTLVNNARNIHNTTPTASAALGRTLTAAAIMGTMLKNEKETISIQLKGGGPLGTVLAVANSKGEVKGYVGDPNVDLQLKENGKLDVGGAVGRNGKVTVIRDFGLKEPYIGQSDIVTGEIAEDLTNYFAYSEQQPSAVALGVLVDRDTSIKAAGGYIIQVLPDATEEALDRLESNLANTPPVSSLIEKGYTPEDILFNVCSGFNMDIKDKVAVKLTCDCSVERIQKALIAIGRTELERIIEEDGEAELVCHFCNQKYHFNRDELNELLNGASS; from the coding sequence ATGCAGGATTATGTTATAAGAGCTATGGATGATAAAGGAAATATTAGAGTTTTTGTAGCAAATACAACTACCTTAGTTAATAATGCTAGGAATATACATAATACAACACCGACTGCTTCTGCTGCTTTGGGACGTACTCTAACTGCAGCAGCTATTATGGGCACCATGCTTAAAAATGAAAAAGAGACTATATCTATCCAATTAAAAGGAGGAGGTCCTCTAGGTACAGTACTAGCTGTGGCAAATAGCAAGGGAGAAGTAAAAGGATATGTTGGAGACCCTAATGTTGATTTGCAATTAAAAGAAAATGGCAAGCTAGACGTAGGTGGCGCAGTTGGGAGAAATGGAAAAGTTACAGTAATTAGGGACTTTGGCTTAAAGGAGCCATATATTGGGCAATCAGATATAGTGACAGGTGAAATAGCCGAAGATTTGACGAATTATTTTGCTTATTCTGAACAGCAGCCGTCAGCAGTAGCTTTAGGGGTACTAGTAGATAGGGATACTTCGATTAAAGCTGCAGGAGGTTATATTATCCAGGTTTTGCCTGATGCAACTGAAGAAGCATTAGATAGACTTGAAAGCAATTTAGCTAATACTCCACCTGTATCATCATTAATTGAAAAAGGTTATACACCAGAAGATATACTATTCAATGTTTGCAGTGGCTTTAATATGGATATAAAAGATAAAGTAGCAGTTAAGTTAACCTGTGATTGTTCTGTTGAAAGGATACAAAAAGCCTTGATAGCTATCGGAAGGACGGAATTGGAGAGGATAATTGAAGAGGATGGCGAGGCAGAGCTAGTTTGCCATTTTTGTAACCAAAAGTATCATTTTAATAGAGATGAGCTTAACGAGTTGCTAAATGGAGCAAGCTCATAA
- a CDS encoding cold-shock protein: MVKGTVKWFNATKGYGFISTEAGEDVFVHYSAISGDGFKTLDEGQNVEFEIVQGEKGPQATNVTKL, from the coding sequence ATGGTTAAAGGTACAGTAAAATGGTTTAATGCAACAAAAGGCTATGGATTTATATCAACTGAAGCTGGAGAAGATGTATTTGTTCATTATTCTGCAATTTCTGGAGATGGATTCAAAACTTTAGATGAGGGACAAAACGTTGAATTCGAAATAGTTCAAGGTGAAAAAGGACCTCAAGCTACAAATGTTACAAAACTATAA